One genomic region from Streptomyces venezuelae encodes:
- a CDS encoding SDR family NAD(P)-dependent oxidoreductase, translating to MSEQRVALVTGSSSGIGAAVARRLAEAGIRVVVNSARSVEAGERLAAELPGAVYLQADVSDEIQAKELVERTVERLGRLDILVNCAGTTRFIPHDDLEAASPEVWRHLYDVNVIGVWQTVTAAVPHLRKTRGSVVTISSQAGVRPGGSSIPYAVSKAAVNHMTKLLAKTLGPDVRVNAVAPGLIDTPWFDGVDGADAAKAHVADVVPLRRVGRPEDIARAVFDLAHASYITGEVLLVDGGGHLLG from the coding sequence ATGAGCGAACAGCGCGTCGCACTCGTCACCGGCTCGTCCTCGGGCATCGGGGCCGCCGTCGCCCGCCGCCTCGCCGAGGCCGGCATCCGGGTCGTCGTCAACTCCGCCCGCTCCGTCGAGGCGGGGGAACGCCTCGCCGCCGAACTGCCCGGCGCCGTCTACCTGCAGGCCGACGTCTCCGACGAGATTCAGGCCAAGGAGCTCGTCGAGCGGACCGTCGAGCGCCTCGGCCGCCTCGACATCCTCGTCAACTGCGCCGGCACCACCCGGTTCATCCCGCACGACGACCTCGAAGCCGCCTCGCCCGAGGTCTGGCGGCACCTCTACGACGTCAACGTCATCGGCGTCTGGCAGACCGTCACCGCCGCCGTCCCGCACCTGCGGAAGACCCGCGGCAGCGTCGTGACGATCTCCTCCCAGGCCGGCGTCCGGCCGGGCGGCAGCTCCATCCCGTACGCGGTCTCCAAGGCGGCCGTCAACCACATGACGAAGCTCCTCGCCAAGACCCTCGGGCCCGACGTCCGGGTCAACGCCGTCGCACCCGGACTCATCGACACCCCCTGGTTCGACGGGGTCGACGGCGCCGACGCGGCCAAGGCCCATGTCGCGGACGTCGTCCCGCTGCGCCGGGTCGGCCGCCCCGAGGACATCGCGCGGGCGGTCTTCGACCTGGCCCACGCCTCGTACATCACCGGCGAGGTGCTCCTCGTGGACGGCGGCGGGCACCTGCTCGGCTGA
- a CDS encoding GNAT family N-acetyltransferase — translation MILRLATRAELPAVLALLANEEQVVDPATIVVTEAYERAFADIGADPRNEMLVLVDGELVVGCLQITYIPGLGKGGAERALVEAVRIRADRRGGGLGRELMERAVARARARGCALVQLTSDKRRTEAHRFYASLGFARSHDGFKLPL, via the coding sequence ATGATTCTCCGCCTCGCCACCCGCGCCGAACTGCCCGCCGTCCTCGCCCTCCTGGCAAACGAGGAGCAGGTCGTCGACCCTGCCACGATCGTCGTCACCGAGGCGTACGAGCGGGCCTTCGCGGACATCGGGGCGGATCCGCGCAACGAGATGCTGGTCCTCGTGGACGGCGAGCTCGTCGTGGGCTGCCTCCAGATCACGTACATCCCGGGGCTCGGCAAGGGCGGCGCCGAGCGCGCCCTGGTCGAGGCCGTGCGGATCCGGGCCGACCGGCGGGGCGGCGGTCTCGGGCGGGAGCTGATGGAGCGGGCCGTGGCGCGGGCCCGCGCGCGTGGCTGCGCGCTCGTCCAGCTGACCAGCGACAAACGGCGGACGGAGGCCCACCGCTTCTACGCCTCGCTGGGCTTCGCGCGCAGCCACGACGGTTTCAAGCTGCCCCTCTGA
- a CDS encoding antibiotic biosynthesis monooxygenase, which produces MNAVAHPDARPEIHRPGVEAVLVNTWSVGTPERQRAAVEAVRKAWESREWPDPRLLGYTVYRGADGDTLLHYAQWATQEAYDDFVRTRRDDRDAEIDAAVPGIERVEPHRYAPPYRTAVLNEESAGAVPGLVAAVEVEFDGPDAGRQRAWVDSVFTALAQDEGSQRIPGAIGAQFHLSVDGTRALDLAEWESEQAHTAWLMSLATGPVGEAWAAVANYPGIAGSRVRKYTPALSLSAGV; this is translated from the coding sequence ATGAACGCCGTCGCACACCCCGACGCCCGTCCCGAGATCCACCGTCCCGGCGTCGAAGCCGTCCTCGTCAACACCTGGTCGGTCGGCACCCCCGAGCGCCAGCGCGCAGCGGTCGAGGCCGTCCGCAAGGCCTGGGAGAGCCGGGAGTGGCCGGACCCGAGGCTGCTCGGATACACCGTCTACCGCGGGGCGGACGGCGACACGCTGCTCCACTACGCGCAGTGGGCCACCCAGGAGGCCTACGACGACTTCGTCCGCACCCGCCGTGACGACCGGGACGCCGAGATCGACGCGGCCGTCCCCGGGATCGAGCGGGTCGAGCCGCACCGCTACGCGCCGCCGTACAGGACCGCCGTCCTCAACGAGGAGAGTGCGGGGGCGGTACCGGGCCTGGTCGCGGCCGTCGAGGTCGAGTTCGACGGGCCGGACGCCGGACGCCAGAGAGCCTGGGTGGACAGCGTGTTCACCGCGCTGGCCCAGGACGAGGGGTCGCAGCGGATACCGGGCGCGATCGGCGCCCAGTTCCACCTCTCCGTCGACGGCACCCGCGCCCTCGACCTCGCCGAGTGGGAGAGCGAGCAGGCCCACACGGCGTGGCTGATGAGTCTGGCCACCGGCCCGGTCGGCGAGGCCTGGGCGGCGGTGGCGAACTACCCCGGGATCGCCGGCAGCCGAGTGCGAAAGTACACGCCCGCGCTGAGCCTCAGCGCGGGCGTGTGA
- a CDS encoding endonuclease/exonuclease/phosphatase family protein — translation MPSSIPRYAAISAVVSAALAAGLLAGSTNAAADDSATGTRIHDIQGTTRVSPLVGKQVTGVTGIVTGVRTYGSRGFWIQDPEADANPATSEGLFVFTSSVPTVAVGDAVSVNGTVTEYVPGGLNSGNQSLTQLSKPVITVVSKGNAVPAPVTISAWSVPDEYTPAGDPAAGGSINGLTLDPETYALDYYESLEGTNVRIGSSRVVGATDPYSELWVTVKPWENRNWRGGTVYGSYESQNTGRLQIQSLTPIAQQPFPKANVGDRLTGTTEGPLDFNQFGGYTLTARTLGTVEDNGLERETTDKQHKNELAVATYNVENLDPTDPQEKFDALAKAVVDNLAAPDILALEEIQDNNGAKNDGTVAADQTVKKFTDAIVAAGGPAYEWRSVDPENNKDGGEPGGNIRQVFLFNPERVSFTDRAATDATAATAVTGRKGHAALTVSPGRIDPANTAWDSSRKPLAGEFVFRGRTVFVIANHFGSKGGDESLVSHHQPPNRSSEAKRLLQAQAVNAFVKDIVALEKQADVLVVGDINDFEFSGTTQALTDGGALYPAVKSLPRSERYSYVYQGNSQVLDQILTSPGVHHFEYDSVHINAEFADQDSDHDPQVLRFRP, via the coding sequence ATGCCTTCCTCCATACCGAGATACGCCGCCATCTCCGCCGTCGTCTCCGCCGCCCTCGCCGCCGGCCTGCTCGCCGGTTCGACGAACGCCGCCGCCGACGACAGCGCCACCGGCACGCGCATCCACGACATCCAGGGCACCACCCGCGTCTCCCCCCTCGTGGGCAAGCAGGTCACCGGCGTGACCGGCATCGTCACCGGCGTCCGCACCTACGGCTCGCGCGGCTTCTGGATCCAGGACCCCGAGGCCGACGCGAACCCGGCCACCAGCGAGGGCCTGTTCGTCTTCACCAGCTCGGTCCCGACCGTCGCCGTCGGCGACGCGGTCAGCGTGAACGGCACGGTCACCGAGTACGTCCCGGGCGGCCTGAACTCCGGCAACCAGTCGCTGACCCAGCTCTCCAAGCCTGTGATCACGGTGGTCTCGAAGGGCAACGCGGTCCCGGCCCCGGTGACGATCTCCGCCTGGTCCGTCCCCGACGAGTACACCCCGGCCGGCGACCCGGCCGCCGGCGGCTCGATCAACGGGCTGACGCTCGACCCGGAGACGTACGCCCTGGACTACTACGAGTCCCTGGAGGGCACCAACGTCCGGATCGGCTCCTCGCGGGTGGTCGGCGCCACCGACCCGTACTCCGAGCTCTGGGTGACGGTGAAGCCCTGGGAGAACCGCAACTGGCGCGGCGGCACGGTCTACGGCTCGTACGAGTCCCAGAACACCGGCCGGCTCCAGATCCAGTCGCTGACCCCGATCGCCCAGCAGCCCTTCCCGAAGGCGAACGTCGGCGACCGGCTGACGGGCACCACCGAGGGCCCGCTCGACTTCAACCAGTTCGGCGGCTACACGCTGACGGCCCGCACGCTCGGCACGGTCGAGGACAACGGCCTGGAGCGCGAGACCACGGACAAGCAGCACAAGAACGAGCTGGCCGTGGCGACGTACAACGTCGAGAACCTCGACCCGACCGACCCGCAGGAGAAGTTCGACGCCCTCGCGAAGGCGGTCGTCGACAACCTCGCCGCGCCCGACATCCTGGCCCTGGAGGAGATCCAGGACAACAACGGCGCGAAGAACGACGGCACGGTCGCCGCCGACCAGACGGTCAAGAAGTTCACGGACGCGATCGTCGCGGCCGGCGGCCCGGCGTACGAGTGGCGCTCGGTCGACCCGGAGAACAACAAGGACGGCGGCGAGCCCGGCGGCAACATCCGCCAGGTCTTCCTCTTCAACCCCGAGCGGGTCTCCTTCACGGACCGGGCGGCCACCGACGCGACCGCCGCCACCGCCGTGACCGGCCGGAAGGGCCACGCCGCCCTGACGGTCTCCCCCGGCCGGATCGACCCGGCGAACACGGCCTGGGACAGCAGCCGCAAGCCGCTCGCGGGCGAGTTCGTCTTCCGCGGCCGCACGGTCTTCGTGATCGCCAACCACTTCGGCTCGAAGGGCGGCGACGAGTCCCTCGTCTCGCACCACCAGCCGCCGAACCGTTCCTCCGAGGCGAAGCGACTGCTCCAGGCGCAGGCCGTCAACGCCTTCGTGAAGGACATCGTCGCCCTGGAGAAGCAGGCCGACGTGCTGGTCGTGGGCGACATCAACGACTTCGAGTTCTCCGGGACGACGCAGGCGCTGACGGACGGCGGCGCGCTGTACCCGGCCGTGAAGTCGCTGCCCCGCTCCGAGCGGTACTCGTACGTCTACCAGGGCAACAGCCAGGTCCTCGACCAGATCCTGACCAGCCCGGGCGTGCACCACTTCGAGTACGACAGCGTGCACATCAACGCCGAGTTCGCCGACCAGGACAGCGACCACGACCCGCAGGTCCTGCGCTTCCGCCCGTAG
- a CDS encoding alkaline phosphatase PhoX, with protein MPLNRREFTKQSAVAGAGLALTGVVGALATAPEALASDEPEVYGAGHGAGHALGYGPLVADPEGILALPAGFSYRVVTHSGVTRLESGELTPSNHDGTAAFAGPRGTTYLVNNHELYGPRSNWPHPVPLTEGLVYDPAAPGGCTVVEVHRDGTVAEWVGLAGTSTNCAGGSTAWGTWLTGEENSDLAGVNGMTRDHGYIFEVDPRDRRANLDPKPVKAFGRFDHEAVVIDPKRGHAYLTEDAALPFGLFFRWVPPKGFEHGRGKLRTLADDAGVLQAFKCTDSGGRFVADLSQATRIGTVYGVDWVDVPDRDARTVPVRKQFADGRVTRGCKLEGMWWADGGAYVVSSFAREEWSPGPSHDGQVWFYDPRRRTLTLKVLFGVNAAPGEDGAFDGPDNITVSPHGGIVIAEDGRGLQHLFGATDSGRTYPIARNDFNGAEFTGVCFSPDGGTLFANIQEPGILLAITGPWRRQPRR; from the coding sequence ATGCCCCTCAATCGCCGAGAGTTCACCAAGCAGTCCGCCGTCGCCGGTGCGGGGCTCGCCCTCACCGGAGTCGTCGGTGCTCTCGCCACCGCACCCGAGGCGCTCGCCTCCGACGAGCCGGAGGTGTACGGAGCCGGGCACGGCGCGGGCCACGCGCTCGGGTACGGGCCGCTCGTCGCCGACCCCGAGGGCATCCTCGCCCTGCCGGCCGGGTTCTCGTACCGCGTCGTCACGCACAGCGGCGTCACCCGCCTGGAGAGCGGTGAGTTAACGCCCTCCAACCACGACGGCACCGCGGCCTTCGCCGGCCCGCGCGGCACCACGTACCTCGTCAACAACCACGAGCTCTACGGCCCCCGCTCGAACTGGCCGCACCCGGTCCCGCTCACCGAGGGACTCGTCTACGACCCGGCCGCCCCCGGCGGCTGCACCGTCGTCGAGGTGCACCGCGACGGCACCGTCGCGGAGTGGGTCGGGCTCGCCGGCACCTCCACCAACTGCGCGGGTGGCAGCACCGCCTGGGGCACCTGGCTGACCGGCGAGGAGAACTCCGACCTCGCGGGCGTCAACGGCATGACCAGGGACCACGGCTACATCTTCGAGGTCGACCCGCGCGACCGGCGCGCCAACCTCGACCCGAAGCCGGTCAAGGCCTTCGGCCGCTTCGACCACGAGGCCGTCGTCATCGACCCGAAGCGCGGCCACGCCTACCTCACCGAGGACGCCGCCCTGCCCTTCGGCCTGTTCTTCCGCTGGGTGCCGCCGAAGGGCTTCGAGCACGGGCGCGGAAAGCTCCGTACGCTCGCCGACGACGCCGGTGTGCTCCAGGCCTTCAAGTGCACCGACTCCGGCGGCCGTTTCGTCGCGGACCTCTCGCAGGCCACCCGGATCGGCACCGTCTACGGCGTGGACTGGGTCGACGTCCCCGACCGCGACGCCCGCACGGTCCCCGTCCGCAAGCAGTTCGCGGACGGCCGGGTCACCCGCGGCTGCAAGCTGGAGGGCATGTGGTGGGCCGACGGCGGCGCGTACGTCGTCTCGTCCTTCGCGCGCGAGGAGTGGAGCCCCGGCCCCTCGCACGACGGCCAGGTCTGGTTCTACGACCCCAGGCGCCGCACCCTCACCCTCAAGGTGCTGTTCGGCGTGAACGCCGCGCCCGGCGAGGACGGCGCCTTCGACGGCCCCGACAACATCACCGTCTCCCCGCACGGCGGGATCGTGATCGCCGAGGACGGCCGGGGCCTGCAGCACCTCTTCGGCGCGACCGACTCCGGCCGGACGTACCCGATCGCCCGCAACGATTTCAACGGCGCGGAGTTCACCGGGGTCTGCTTCTCGCCCGACGGCGGGACGCTCTTCGCCAACATCCAGGAGCCGGGCATCCTGCTCGCGATCACCGGCCCCTGGCGCCGCCAGCCCCGCCGCTGA
- a CDS encoding GntR family transcriptional regulator: MDALRPVGRTLLRDRAYEALREAIVRGDLAPGAPLKDADLAGLLGLSRAPVREALARLCIEGLVETKPQSYTRVTRPVSRVVRDAASVVRVMHELAARTGVPLLGPEGVRAMREANERFSAAVRDSDVEAALRADDELHQVLVVASGNHAAAATIARYTPLIRRVERRLFGDSGSCGSAELHARLIDACESGDAEAAVRITTEIWAALEQLADDAVEVAEVTGIPAPEDHV, from the coding sequence ATGGACGCACTGCGGCCCGTGGGTCGGACCCTTCTGCGCGACCGGGCGTACGAGGCACTGCGCGAGGCCATCGTGCGCGGCGACCTCGCCCCCGGCGCCCCGCTGAAGGACGCCGACCTCGCCGGCCTCCTCGGGCTCTCGCGCGCGCCCGTGCGCGAGGCCCTGGCCCGGCTCTGCATCGAGGGGCTCGTCGAGACCAAACCGCAGAGCTACACCCGGGTCACCCGGCCGGTCAGCCGGGTGGTCAGGGACGCGGCCTCCGTCGTGCGCGTGATGCACGAACTCGCCGCCCGCACCGGGGTCCCGCTGCTCGGCCCCGAGGGCGTCCGGGCCATGCGCGAGGCCAACGAGCGATTCTCCGCGGCCGTCCGGGACTCCGACGTCGAGGCCGCGCTCCGCGCCGACGACGAGCTGCACCAGGTCCTCGTCGTCGCCAGCGGCAACCACGCCGCCGCCGCCACCATCGCGCGCTACACCCCGCTGATCCGCCGCGTCGAGCGGCGGCTCTTCGGCGACTCCGGCAGCTGCGGCTCCGCCGAGCTGCACGCCCGGCTGATCGACGCGTGCGAGAGCGGGGACGCGGAGGCCGCGGTCCGGATCACCACCGAGATCTGGGCGGCGCTCGAACAACTCGCGGACGACGCCGTCGAGGTGGCCGAGGTCACCGGCATCCCGGCGCCCGAGGACCACGTGTAG
- a CDS encoding 1-aminocyclopropane-1-carboxylate deaminase, which translates to MPITDFARYPLLFGPSPVHPLERLTHHLGGATLWAKREDCNSGVAYGGNKTRKLEYLVADALAQGCDTLVSIGGVQSNHTRQVAAVAARAGLACVLVQESWVDWPDPVYDKVGNILISRLAGADVRLVRAGFGIGFKESWEQALREVEESGGKPYAIPAGASDHPLGGLGFANWAYEVAEQERELGVHFDTVVVCSVTGSTQAGMVAGFAALAEEGGPARRILGVDASAKPGPTHEQITRIARDTAALIGVEREVTAADVELDERYHAGVYGLPDEATLDAMRLAARTEGMITDPVYEGKSMAGLIDLVERGEIGRDSTVLYAHLGGQPALNGYSALFS; encoded by the coding sequence TTGCCGATCACCGATTTCGCACGCTACCCGCTCCTCTTCGGGCCCTCTCCGGTCCACCCCCTGGAACGGCTCACCCACCACCTCGGCGGCGCCACGCTCTGGGCCAAGCGCGAGGACTGCAACTCCGGTGTCGCGTACGGCGGGAACAAGACCCGCAAGCTGGAGTACCTGGTCGCCGACGCCCTCGCCCAGGGCTGCGACACCCTCGTCTCCATCGGCGGGGTCCAGTCCAATCACACCCGCCAGGTCGCCGCCGTCGCCGCCCGCGCCGGGCTTGCCTGCGTCCTCGTGCAGGAGAGCTGGGTCGACTGGCCGGACCCCGTCTACGACAAGGTCGGCAACATCCTGATCAGCCGCCTCGCCGGCGCCGACGTGCGCCTCGTGCGGGCGGGCTTCGGCATCGGCTTCAAGGAGAGCTGGGAGCAGGCCCTGCGGGAGGTCGAGGAGAGCGGCGGGAAGCCGTACGCGATCCCGGCGGGTGCCTCCGACCACCCGCTCGGCGGGCTCGGCTTCGCGAACTGGGCGTACGAGGTGGCCGAGCAGGAGCGCGAGCTCGGCGTCCACTTCGACACGGTGGTCGTCTGCTCGGTGACCGGCTCCACGCAGGCCGGGATGGTCGCGGGCTTCGCCGCGCTCGCCGAGGAAGGCGGACCGGCCCGCCGGATCCTCGGCGTCGACGCCTCGGCGAAGCCCGGCCCGACACACGAGCAGATCACCCGGATCGCCCGCGACACGGCCGCGCTCATCGGCGTCGAACGCGAGGTGACGGCGGCCGACGTCGAGCTCGACGAGCGCTACCACGCCGGCGTCTACGGCCTCCCGGACGAGGCCACCCTCGACGCGATGCGGCTCGCCGCCCGCACCGAGGGCATGATCACCGACCCCGTGTACGAGGGGAAGTCGATGGCGGGCCTGATCGACCTGGTGGAGCGGGGAGAGATCGGCCGGGACTCGACCGTTCTCTACGCCCACCTCGGCGGTCAGCCCGCCCTCAACGGTTACAGTGCGCTGTTCTCGTAA